The following are from one region of the Advenella mimigardefordensis DPN7 genome:
- a CDS encoding LysR substrate-binding domain-containing protein: MKIRQPLPPLNSLKAFEATARLKSMALAARELHVTASAISQQIKQLEHHLGQRVITQSRSGIVLTASGRDALPKLSQAFDLLAASFHHPRDPMLVRISVLPSFARFWLNPRLPAFFRQHPGIRLDIDSSSKLIDFTFDDLDLAIRYGKGHYETPLCDSLMKEAHQAVCTPRQYPAWAPLIESGDFARLPLIGDRGMLGGDDQDVTWREWLHAKAPDATLPENRITYTDSGLSVDATLAHQGMLLGRLVLLDSLLKEQKLIVLDPLTLHSELGYFLLGPSLAGLSEGAQKFRQWLLQEAATYQAQHHTRSSAFSDR, translated from the coding sequence TTGAAAATCCGCCAGCCGCTTCCTCCCCTGAACAGCCTCAAGGCATTCGAGGCCACTGCGCGTCTTAAATCCATGGCGCTCGCGGCCAGGGAGCTGCATGTCACCGCCTCGGCGATAAGCCAGCAGATTAAACAGCTCGAACATCACCTTGGCCAGCGCGTTATCACTCAGTCACGCAGCGGGATCGTACTGACCGCAAGCGGACGCGATGCCTTACCCAAACTATCTCAGGCGTTTGATCTGCTGGCCGCGTCCTTTCATCATCCGCGCGACCCCATGCTGGTGCGCATCAGCGTACTGCCTTCGTTCGCACGCTTCTGGCTTAATCCGCGCCTGCCGGCGTTCTTTCGGCAGCACCCAGGTATCCGGCTGGATATAGACAGTTCCTCAAAATTAATTGATTTCACCTTTGATGATCTGGATCTGGCCATCCGCTATGGCAAAGGTCATTACGAAACACCACTATGCGACAGCCTTATGAAGGAAGCGCATCAGGCTGTCTGTACACCAAGACAGTATCCGGCGTGGGCGCCGCTGATCGAATCGGGCGACTTCGCCCGCCTGCCATTAATCGGCGACCGGGGCATGCTGGGCGGTGACGATCAGGATGTGACCTGGCGCGAATGGCTGCACGCGAAAGCGCCCGACGCCACGTTGCCGGAAAACCGCATCACCTATACCGACTCGGGCCTGTCAGTGGACGCCACCCTTGCTCATCAGGGTATGTTACTGGGGCGACTGGTACTGCTGGATTCATTGCTCAAAGAGCAAAAGCTGATCGTGCTGGACCCGCTTACATTGCACTCCGAACTGGGATACTTTCTGCTGGGGCCGTCATTGGCGGGCCTGTCCGAAGGGGCACAAAAGTTTCGGCAGTGGCTGCTACAGGAAGCGGCGACATATCAGGCGCAGCACCACACCCGGTCATCGGCTTTTTCTGATCGGTAA
- a CDS encoding sigma-54-dependent Fis family transcriptional regulator, with product MINIERAQRLSDPHKNDLVMSAWERLVHGNPCESNVLRPLVTDSWQRCLHAHIDPFQPNLAPALEDTSFRDLQNRHAALLSICRPVMQMARDDLDNTGAIMMITDPQGVILSIEGDSRTRTDAENVSLMSGHNWNELASGTNAIGTALVTGSPVQIHAAEHFCHPVKDWTCTATVIRDPLNGNILGAVNISGRQKTYTPNTLAFIATTASRIENLRANSELRFRCQLLEHSMDKLACSQDGIIIVNRHGTPITMNRHARAALHAWAIHLKCNALASIPSLNLADDIADTSLPDWINPEWLETVTIQGTRVGTILTIPRAKPQQTVCLSKQPELAIQQRRTTRSPAFSRIIGHAPPLLTAIDQAQQLAAVNVPVLVLGETGVGKENIVRAMHQFAQDSRLSDATTGAGAQAPRPFVALNCGALSADLLASELFGYADGAFTGARKGGMTGKVEAAHGGTLFLDEIGEMPLALQPHLLRVLEEGEIYRIGETSPRQIQFKLIAATHRNLQHEVAQGRFREDLYYRLSVTTIRLPSLREMAEDIPLLATHLLQRFAEQYHAGVKSISDEAMAWLCQYRWPGNIRELRNTIESMYLTSTTAQLHISDLPAHLLAESISGSDPASQSSPILSGGLQVAESQVIQQALRACRGNLTLSAQQLGVAKSTLYAKLNKFGLIGQLHKIRQERQAS from the coding sequence ATGATCAACATAGAGAGAGCACAAAGACTATCGGATCCTCATAAAAATGACCTCGTCATGTCTGCCTGGGAACGCCTGGTTCATGGCAATCCCTGTGAATCGAACGTGCTGCGGCCCCTTGTCACAGACTCCTGGCAACGCTGCCTGCATGCCCATATCGACCCCTTTCAGCCGAATCTCGCGCCGGCCCTGGAAGACACCTCTTTTCGCGACCTGCAGAACCGCCACGCTGCGCTGCTCTCCATTTGTCGTCCAGTCATGCAAATGGCTCGGGACGATCTGGACAATACCGGCGCAATCATGATGATTACCGATCCACAAGGCGTTATTCTCTCTATCGAAGGTGATAGTCGTACACGCACCGATGCGGAAAACGTGTCCCTGATGTCCGGACACAACTGGAACGAACTGGCTTCCGGCACCAATGCTATCGGTACGGCGCTGGTTACCGGGTCACCGGTACAAATTCATGCCGCCGAACACTTCTGCCATCCGGTCAAGGATTGGACATGTACCGCAACCGTTATCCGCGATCCGCTGAACGGCAATATACTTGGCGCGGTCAATATATCAGGGAGACAGAAAACCTATACACCAAACACCCTGGCATTTATTGCAACCACCGCCAGCCGAATCGAAAACCTTCGGGCCAACTCCGAACTGCGCTTTCGTTGTCAGTTGCTGGAACACAGTATGGATAAATTGGCCTGTAGTCAGGATGGCATCATCATTGTGAACAGACACGGAACACCGATCACAATGAACCGCCATGCCAGGGCGGCGCTGCATGCCTGGGCTATCCACCTCAAATGCAACGCGCTGGCAAGCATTCCATCACTGAATCTGGCCGATGACATTGCCGACACATCGTTACCTGACTGGATCAATCCCGAGTGGCTGGAGACCGTCACCATCCAGGGCACACGGGTCGGCACCATTCTGACGATTCCGCGTGCCAAACCGCAGCAAACCGTCTGTCTCAGCAAGCAACCCGAATTGGCCATTCAACAAAGGCGCACCACACGTTCGCCGGCCTTCTCCCGTATTATCGGCCATGCGCCGCCACTCCTGACCGCAATCGATCAGGCACAGCAACTGGCCGCAGTCAACGTCCCGGTGCTGGTGCTGGGTGAAACAGGTGTCGGTAAGGAAAACATCGTTCGCGCCATGCATCAGTTCGCACAGGATAGTCGCCTATCTGATGCCACGACAGGCGCGGGTGCGCAGGCCCCCCGTCCTTTTGTCGCCCTCAACTGCGGCGCACTCTCCGCAGACCTGCTTGCAAGCGAGCTATTTGGCTATGCCGATGGTGCATTCACAGGCGCCCGCAAAGGTGGCATGACAGGCAAAGTGGAAGCCGCCCATGGCGGTACTCTGTTTCTGGATGAAATCGGTGAAATGCCACTGGCACTGCAGCCGCATCTATTGCGCGTACTGGAGGAAGGAGAAATCTACCGTATCGGAGAAACAAGCCCGCGGCAAATTCAGTTTAAACTCATCGCAGCCACACATCGAAATCTGCAACATGAAGTGGCCCAGGGACGCTTCCGTGAAGATTTGTATTATCGACTGTCGGTCACCACCATACGGTTGCCGTCATTGCGTGAAATGGCAGAAGACATCCCCTTGCTGGCGACACATCTATTGCAGCGCTTCGCCGAACAATATCATGCTGGCGTAAAATCCATTTCGGATGAGGCCATGGCGTGGCTTTGCCAGTATCGGTGGCCGGGTAATATTCGGGAGTTGCGCAATACAATCGAAAGCATGTATCTCACGTCTACCACCGCTCAATTGCACATCAGCGATCTGCCCGCACACTTACTGGCGGAGTCCATATCCGGTTCTGATCCGGCGAGCCAGTCGTCCCCAATTCTGTCGGGTGGGCTGCAGGTTGCAGAATCACAGGTGATTCAACAAGCCCTTCGGGCCTGTCGCGGCAACCTTACACTCTCGGCACAGCAGCTGGGTGTCGCAAAAAGTACGCTCTATGCGAAACTCAATAAGTTTGGTCTGATTGGTCAGTTACATAAAATAAGGCAGGAACGTCAGGCATCGTAA
- a CDS encoding hydantoinase/oxoprolinase family protein encodes MQTESMPVQVMGIDAGGTMTDTFFVSSDGRFVVGKAQSNPGDESQAIYESSQDALAAWGRSVEDVYPELLTCVYSGTAMLNRVVMRKGLDVGLMCNKGFEDIHSMGRALQSYLGYALEDRIHLNTHRYDEPLVPLSRTRGVTERTDVQGKIVIPLNEDEVRSATRELVRNGSQAIVISLLQSHKNGTNEQRARDLCLDELKKLGKEIPVFATIDYYPSRKESHRTNTTVLEAYAAEPSRATLKRVSDRFRKHGGKFDLRVMATHGGTIGWRAKELARTIVSGPIGGVIGSKYLGELLGYDNIACSDIGGTSFDMALITKGNFAIKSDPDMARLVLSLPLVAMDSVGAGAGSFVRIDPYSGAIKLGPDSAGYRVGMCWPESGLDTVSVTDCHVILGYLNTDNFLGGAIKLDVERARRCMKEQIADPLGLSVEDAASGVIELLDLQLREYTRSIISAKGYNPADFVCFSYGGAGPVHTYGYTEGLGFEDVVVPAWAAGFSAFGCACAEYEYRYDKSVDVAVPPTAGDDVKMAAGKTLTEAWAELAEKVIEEFIINGFKREDVLLRPGYSMQYLGQLNDLEIDSPISAAATVADWEKLVEAFDQTYARVYATSASSPELGFGVTSAIMRGSVVSKKPELPEEPLVGETPPQEALLGKRAFYRRKQWEQADVWSMEKLQAGNHIVGPAVIESDSTTFVVPKGFETRLDTHRLFHLKEIK; translated from the coding sequence ATGCAAACTGAATCTATGCCCGTTCAGGTAATGGGTATCGATGCCGGCGGCACGATGACCGATACCTTTTTCGTCAGCAGCGATGGGCGGTTCGTGGTGGGCAAGGCGCAAAGTAATCCAGGCGACGAATCTCAGGCCATTTATGAATCATCGCAAGACGCGCTGGCTGCGTGGGGGCGCAGTGTCGAAGATGTCTATCCCGAACTGCTCACCTGCGTGTATTCAGGTACGGCGATGCTCAATCGCGTTGTGATGCGCAAGGGGCTGGATGTCGGCCTCATGTGCAATAAAGGGTTTGAAGATATCCATTCAATGGGCCGGGCGCTGCAAAGCTACCTCGGTTATGCGCTGGAGGATCGCATTCATCTGAATACCCACCGCTATGATGAACCGCTGGTGCCGCTTTCCCGTACACGCGGCGTTACTGAGAGAACCGATGTACAGGGAAAAATCGTCATTCCCCTAAATGAAGACGAAGTGCGCTCGGCCACACGCGAGCTGGTCCGGAATGGCTCACAGGCTATCGTGATCAGTCTGTTGCAATCGCATAAAAACGGAACCAACGAGCAGCGCGCCCGTGATCTCTGCCTGGACGAACTTAAAAAACTGGGCAAAGAGATTCCCGTCTTTGCGACGATTGATTACTATCCGTCAAGAAAGGAAAGTCACCGCACCAATACGACCGTGCTCGAAGCTTATGCGGCAGAACCGTCACGCGCAACGCTCAAACGAGTCAGTGACCGTTTCAGGAAACATGGCGGCAAGTTCGATCTGCGGGTCATGGCTACGCATGGCGGCACCATTGGCTGGCGCGCCAAGGAACTGGCCCGCACGATTGTATCCGGTCCGATTGGCGGGGTGATCGGCTCCAAATATCTGGGCGAACTGCTCGGCTACGACAATATCGCGTGCAGTGATATTGGTGGTACCAGCTTTGACATGGCGCTCATCACCAAAGGCAATTTTGCCATCAAGTCGGACCCCGACATGGCGCGGCTGGTGCTGTCGTTGCCGCTGGTCGCGATGGATTCGGTGGGTGCGGGTGCCGGCAGTTTTGTGCGTATCGATCCTTACAGCGGAGCCATCAAGCTCGGCCCCGATAGTGCCGGCTACCGTGTGGGTATGTGCTGGCCCGAAAGTGGCCTTGATACGGTGTCTGTGACCGATTGTCACGTGATTCTGGGCTATCTGAATACAGACAATTTCCTGGGCGGCGCGATCAAGCTTGACGTTGAACGCGCGCGTCGCTGCATGAAAGAGCAGATCGCCGATCCGCTGGGGCTGTCCGTCGAAGACGCGGCGTCCGGTGTGATTGAGTTGCTTGACCTGCAACTGCGTGAATATACCCGCTCCATTATCAGTGCCAAGGGCTATAACCCGGCCGATTTCGTCTGCTTCTCCTATGGCGGGGCAGGCCCCGTTCACACCTATGGCTATACGGAAGGGCTGGGTTTTGAAGATGTCGTGGTGCCTGCCTGGGCCGCCGGCTTCTCTGCTTTTGGCTGCGCTTGTGCCGAGTACGAATACCGCTACGATAAAAGTGTGGACGTCGCCGTTCCTCCTACAGCCGGTGATGACGTCAAGATGGCCGCAGGCAAAACCCTGACTGAAGCCTGGGCCGAGCTGGCAGAAAAGGTAATCGAGGAGTTCATTATCAACGGCTTCAAGCGAGAAGATGTCTTGCTTCGTCCGGGTTATAGCATGCAGTATCTCGGTCAGCTGAATGATCTTGAAATCGATTCTCCTATCAGTGCTGCGGCCACTGTGGCCGATTGGGAAAAACTGGTAGAGGCGTTTGATCAAACCTATGCGCGCGTTTACGCTACCTCTGCCAGTTCGCCCGAACTCGGATTTGGTGTAACCAGTGCCATCATGCGTGGTAGCGTGGTGTCGAAAAAACCGGAGTTGCCGGAAGAGCCGCTAGTGGGGGAAACGCCGCCGCAAGAGGCATTGCTGGGCAAGCGGGCATTCTACCGACGCAAGCAGTGGGAGCAGGCCGATGTCTGGTCGATGGAAAAGCTGCAGGCAGGAAACCATATCGTTGGCCCTGCAGTGATCGAATCGGATTCGACCACATTTGTCGTGCCCAAAGGATTTGAAACCAGACTGGACACGCATCGCTTGTTCCATCTGAAAGAAATCAAATAG
- a CDS encoding acetone carboxylase subunit gamma codes for MSVYTKEQVSNLVDGKLDWDTTLRMLQMPKDKERFEMYREVLQSKMSWADEIILPLGPHLHIVRSAKTGEWITKCECGHEFCAYDKNWKLEAAIFVRDTPQAMEEVYPLLMAPDTQWQVYREYYCPDCGVMLDVEAPTPWYPVIHDFSPDIEAFYKDWLGLPVPKKGK; via the coding sequence ATGTCAGTTTATACAAAGGAACAGGTCAGCAATCTGGTTGACGGAAAACTTGATTGGGACACCACCTTGCGCATGTTGCAGATGCCCAAGGACAAGGAACGCTTTGAAATGTACCGCGAGGTGTTGCAATCCAAAATGTCATGGGCAGATGAAATCATTCTGCCGCTGGGGCCGCATCTGCATATCGTGCGCTCGGCAAAAACAGGTGAATGGATTACCAAATGTGAGTGCGGACATGAATTTTGCGCCTACGACAAGAACTGGAAACTGGAGGCAGCGATTTTCGTGCGCGATACGCCGCAAGCGATGGAAGAGGTGTATCCACTTCTCATGGCGCCTGACACGCAATGGCAAGTCTATCGGGAATATTATTGCCCCGATTGCGGTGTCATGCTGGATGTGGAAGCGCCCACACCCTGGTATCCCGTGATTCACGATTTTTCGCCGGACATCGAGGCGTTCTATAAAGACTGGCTTGGGTTGCCTGTGCCGAAGAAAGGCAAATAG
- a CDS encoding hydantoinase B/oxoprolinase family protein: MNMMTKKVFGPGQLLGNGKTLREHRGEVLSKTRETGYYNGLTKLALKETDPIRYEKMFSRLRGGLVHARETAKKIAASPIVEQEGELCFTLYNAAGDCILTSTGIIIHVGTMGAAIKYMIENDWEANPGINPGDMFTNNDCTIGNVHPCDIATIVPIFWADRLVGWVGGVTHVIDTGSISPGSMSTGQTQRFGDGYMTTCRKTGVNDQPMRDWLHESQRSTRTPKYLILDERTRIAGCHMIRALVEEVIESEGVEAFEKFAYEIIEEGRRGLRQRLKDMTIPGVYRKVAFVDVPYDHEDVNLTSSYAKMNTIMHAPTELTIRPDASWRMSFEGGSRWCWHSFNANQVAFTSGIWVMLTQTLVPTQRINDGAYYATEFHIPKGTWMNPDDRRTAHSDAWHYLVSAWTGMWRAMSQSYFSRGYLEEVNAGNGNTSNWLQGGGINQDGEIHAVNSFETAATGTGACAVKDGLNHAAAVWNPEGDMGDIEIWEMAEPLLFMGRNVKCNSGGYGKYRGGCGLETLRMVWHAQDWTMFFSGNGYMNSDWGLMGGYPAASGYRFEAHHTGLKDRIANRQSLPLGADANPNSPLYEQHLNEGAVVKRDKQCMTTETVFDDHDLYLNYIRGGPGFGDPLDREPQAIARDLNSRFVLPEYAERVYGAVIAKDEAGVWTIDEDKTIARRKEIRQARLKRAVPVRDWMKQERERIIAKDASLPVRHMYSTSFGLSEKFTNEFKSFWDLPADWSLPESELGVPSFGAKYRNDLSEMPDVRTVVLVEE; this comes from the coding sequence ATGAATATGATGACCAAAAAAGTATTTGGTCCGGGGCAATTGCTGGGCAATGGCAAGACGCTGCGCGAGCATCGCGGGGAGGTACTGTCAAAAACCCGTGAGACCGGGTACTACAATGGCCTGACGAAACTGGCCCTGAAGGAAACGGACCCGATTCGCTACGAGAAAATGTTTTCCCGGCTGCGCGGCGGACTGGTTCATGCCCGCGAAACCGCCAAGAAAATCGCGGCCTCTCCTATCGTGGAACAGGAAGGCGAACTGTGCTTTACGCTTTATAACGCGGCAGGCGATTGTATCCTCACTTCAACCGGCATTATTATCCACGTGGGTACCATGGGTGCGGCGATCAAGTATATGATCGAAAATGATTGGGAAGCGAACCCCGGTATCAATCCGGGTGACATGTTCACCAACAACGACTGCACCATTGGTAACGTTCACCCTTGCGATATTGCTACGATTGTTCCCATTTTCTGGGCGGATCGGCTGGTAGGATGGGTGGGTGGCGTAACGCACGTGATCGATACCGGCTCCATCAGTCCGGGTTCCATGTCTACCGGGCAGACACAGCGATTTGGCGATGGGTATATGACCACCTGCCGCAAGACGGGCGTCAATGATCAACCTATGCGCGACTGGCTGCATGAAAGCCAGCGCTCAACCCGCACGCCGAAGTACCTGATTCTGGATGAACGTACCCGGATTGCCGGCTGCCATATGATTCGGGCGCTGGTCGAGGAAGTGATTGAAAGCGAAGGTGTCGAGGCATTTGAAAAGTTTGCCTACGAAATCATCGAAGAAGGGCGTCGCGGGCTGCGCCAGCGGCTCAAAGACATGACCATTCCCGGCGTGTATCGTAAGGTGGCGTTTGTTGACGTGCCCTATGACCATGAGGATGTGAACCTCACCTCGTCCTACGCCAAGATGAATACCATCATGCACGCCCCTACCGAACTCACCATTCGTCCGGATGCCTCGTGGCGCATGAGCTTCGAAGGTGGCAGCCGCTGGTGCTGGCATAGCTTCAATGCCAATCAGGTGGCGTTCACCAGCGGGATCTGGGTGATGCTGACCCAGACGCTGGTGCCCACCCAACGGATTAACGACGGTGCTTATTACGCTACCGAGTTTCATATTCCGAAAGGAACCTGGATGAATCCGGATGACCGTCGTACCGCTCATTCCGACGCCTGGCATTACCTCGTTTCTGCCTGGACCGGCATGTGGCGCGCCATGAGTCAGTCCTATTTCAGCCGTGGCTATCTGGAGGAGGTCAATGCCGGTAACGGTAATACCAGTAACTGGCTGCAGGGCGGCGGGATCAACCAGGACGGCGAGATTCATGCTGTCAATAGTTTCGAGACGGCGGCAACCGGCACCGGCGCCTGCGCAGTGAAGGATGGACTGAACCACGCTGCCGCAGTATGGAATCCCGAAGGCGATATGGGCGATATCGAAATCTGGGAAATGGCAGAGCCACTGCTGTTCATGGGGCGTAATGTCAAATGTAATTCCGGTGGCTATGGCAAGTATCGCGGCGGTTGCGGTCTGGAAACCCTGCGTATGGTCTGGCATGCACAGGATTGGACCATGTTCTTTTCTGGCAACGGCTATATGAACAGTGACTGGGGTCTGATGGGCGGTTATCCTGCTGCCAGCGGTTACCGCTTCGAAGCACACCATACCGGTTTGAAAGATCGCATTGCCAATCGCCAGTCACTGCCGCTGGGTGCAGATGCCAATCCCAATTCGCCGCTATATGAGCAGCATCTGAACGAGGGTGCGGTGGTCAAACGCGACAAGCAATGCATGACAACCGAAACCGTCTTCGATGATCATGATCTGTATCTGAATTACATTCGTGGTGGCCCGGGATTTGGCGATCCTCTGGATCGTGAGCCACAGGCCATTGCCCGGGATCTCAACAGCCGATTCGTTTTGCCTGAATACGCTGAACGTGTTTATGGAGCGGTCATTGCCAAGGATGAAGCTGGCGTATGGACGATCGACGAGGATAAAACCATCGCGCGGCGTAAGGAGATCCGTCAGGCGCGGCTGAAACGCGCCGTGCCGGTACGCGACTGGATGAAACAGGAGCGCGAACGGATTATCGCCAAAGACGCCTCATTGCCGGTACGTCATATGTACTCCACCAGCTTCGGGCTGAGCGAGAAATTTACCAACGAATTCAAATCGTTCTGGGATCTGCCAGCCGATTGGTCGTTGCCCGAATCCGAACTGGGCGTGCCCTCCTTTGGCGCGAAGTATCGCAACGATCTATCCGAGATGCCCGATGTTCGTACCGTTGTGCTGGTAGAAGAGTAA
- a CDS encoding GntP family permease, translating to MYLVAILAILIALIVLATTKLKLHPFLALLAAAFIGGFMYQVPLLDIVKHITTGFGGIMGSIGIVIVLGTIIGVILEKTGAAITMADSIIKLLGNRFPTLTMSVIGYLVSIPVFCDSGYVILNSLKEAIAKRMNVSLIAMSVALATGLYATHTFVPPTPGPIAAAGNLGLGDNLGLVILVGLVVAAVTALAGLFWANIFLKKDIELEAPVVATGPNQELMKTREEYGVLPSATQAFTPIFLPIILICIGSVVAFPSKPFGEGTFANILLFLGHPVVALLAGMISAMFLLKGSGKRQQFHDYVAEGLTSAAPILLITGAGGAFGAILKVTPLGDYIGTTLSAMGIGLFMPFIVSAALKTAQGSTTVALVTTSALVAPMLGQLGLDSEMGRVLTVMAIGAGGMTVSHANDSFFWVVTQFSRMRVSTAYYAQTVATLIQGVVGMITIWLLSLVLL from the coding sequence ATGTACCTGGTCGCCATTCTTGCCATATTGATCGCGCTGATCGTCCTGGCAACAACCAAACTCAAACTCCATCCATTTCTGGCCCTGCTTGCGGCGGCATTTATCGGCGGCTTCATGTATCAGGTGCCGCTGCTGGATATTGTCAAACACATTACCACCGGCTTTGGTGGCATCATGGGCAGTATCGGGATTGTGATTGTACTGGGCACCATCATCGGTGTCATTCTGGAAAAAACCGGCGCCGCCATTACAATGGCCGACAGCATCATCAAACTGCTGGGCAATCGCTTCCCCACATTGACCATGTCTGTTATTGGCTATCTGGTTTCGATTCCCGTATTTTGCGATTCAGGCTACGTCATTCTGAACTCGCTGAAAGAAGCGATTGCAAAACGCATGAATGTCTCGCTGATCGCCATGAGCGTGGCACTGGCAACCGGTTTGTATGCAACACATACCTTCGTACCGCCAACACCCGGGCCCATCGCAGCTGCCGGTAATCTGGGTCTGGGCGACAATCTGGGTCTGGTGATTCTGGTGGGGCTGGTGGTTGCTGCAGTGACGGCGCTGGCCGGTTTGTTCTGGGCTAATATTTTCCTGAAAAAAGACATTGAACTGGAAGCACCGGTGGTGGCTACCGGTCCGAATCAGGAGCTGATGAAAACCCGCGAAGAATATGGTGTACTGCCCAGCGCAACGCAGGCGTTCACTCCCATCTTCCTGCCTATCATCCTGATCTGCATTGGCTCGGTCGTTGCTTTCCCCAGCAAGCCATTTGGTGAAGGCACGTTTGCCAATATCCTGCTGTTCCTGGGACATCCTGTCGTCGCGCTGCTCGCGGGCATGATCTCTGCCATGTTCCTGCTCAAAGGCTCAGGCAAACGCCAGCAGTTCCATGACTATGTGGCCGAAGGGCTGACTTCTGCGGCACCGATTCTGCTGATCACGGGTGCTGGTGGTGCATTTGGCGCAATTCTCAAAGTAACGCCACTGGGTGACTATATCGGCACCACCTTATCGGCCATGGGCATTGGGCTGTTCATGCCCTTTATCGTTTCGGCTGCGCTCAAAACCGCTCAGGGTTCAACCACCGTTGCACTGGTCACCACTTCAGCGCTGGTCGCGCCGATGCTCGGCCAACTGGGCCTGGATAGCGAAATGGGACGTGTGCTGACTGTGATGGCCATTGGCGCTGGTGGCATGACTGTATCCCACGCCAACGACAGTTTCTTCTGGGTAGTGACTCAGTTCAGCCGCATGCGCGTTTCAACTGCCTATTATGCCCAGACCGTAGCCACGCTGATTCAGGGTGTCGTTGGGATGATAACAATATGGCTGCTTAGCCTGGTTTTACTGTGA
- a CDS encoding DMT family transporter → MLENTKKENAGQLQLILGMAMSGTIGLFVVWSGQNPFNVGFWRCLVGGLCLLLFCFAKGYLKLAHVSRLQWVLLAVSGVVLVLNWAALFASYLHAGIGVGTVIYNTQPFFLLLAGPLMFGERITLKQVLLAMLAFGGVILIVLPALFGVKVDLLFLQGAGFALLAAILYSGLTIVTKKLTGIKPHVVAMCQLGVGLVFLAPIMAFDQMPQTSTQWLCVVVLGVFHTFLMYILIYSAYQSLPVGKIAILSYVYPVVAVIADYFAFGHEVGGWQWLGIVMIIVAGVANARQAGVKRQAPDPLSKSKPLTQDAVARDVSANGLARTQSQ, encoded by the coding sequence ATGTTAGAAAATACAAAAAAGGAAAACGCAGGTCAGCTTCAACTGATATTGGGGATGGCCATGTCGGGCACGATAGGGCTGTTCGTTGTCTGGTCTGGTCAGAATCCCTTTAACGTGGGGTTCTGGCGCTGTCTGGTTGGCGGGCTGTGCCTGCTGCTGTTCTGCTTTGCCAAAGGATATCTGAAGCTGGCGCATGTATCACGGTTGCAATGGGTCTTGCTGGCGGTCAGCGGCGTAGTGCTGGTCTTGAACTGGGCTGCGCTGTTTGCTTCGTATCTGCACGCGGGCATCGGGGTTGGGACGGTTATCTATAATACGCAGCCGTTTTTTCTGTTGCTGGCCGGACCGTTGATGTTCGGCGAGCGCATTACGCTTAAACAGGTGCTGTTGGCCATGCTGGCTTTTGGCGGGGTGATTCTGATTGTGTTGCCTGCTTTGTTTGGGGTGAAAGTGGATCTGCTGTTCCTGCAGGGCGCCGGTTTTGCCTTGCTGGCAGCCATCCTGTATTCAGGCCTGACCATTGTGACCAAAAAACTGACCGGCATCAAACCCCATGTCGTGGCTATGTGCCAATTGGGCGTGGGCCTGGTCTTCCTGGCGCCGATTATGGCGTTTGACCAGATGCCGCAGACTTCAACGCAGTGGCTGTGTGTGGTTGTGCTTGGGGTATTTCATACCTTCCTGATGTATATCCTGATCTACTCTGCGTATCAATCGTTGCCAGTGGGAAAAATTGCCATTCTGTCCTACGTTTATCCGGTAGTGGCAGTCATAGCGGATTATTTTGCTTTCGGCCATGAAGTGGGCGGCTGGCAATGGCTGGGCATTGTGATGATTATTGTTGCCGGCGTGGCGAATGCTCGTCAGGCGGGGGTAAAAAGACAAGCGCCGGATCCGCTGTCGAAAAGTAAACCGTTGACGCAGGATGCGGTTGCACGTGATGTGAGCGCCAACGGTTTGGCGCGAACACAGTCGCAATAA